A stretch of Brassica napus cultivar Da-Ae chromosome C6, Da-Ae, whole genome shotgun sequence DNA encodes these proteins:
- the LOC106353870 gene encoding alpha,alpha-trehalose-phosphate synthase [UDP-forming] 6-like, producing MVSRSYSNLLELASGDSPTFGRMSRQIPRIMAVAGIMSNIDNDSKESLSSDLSPKDRIIIVANELPIRAQRKLESSTSTSTTHCCSSKGWTFSLDENSLLLQLKDGLGSEEATTEVIYVGCLKEDIHPSEQEEVYQLLLENFKCVPTFLPLDLYTRYYHGFCKQQLWPLFHYMLPLSPDLGGRFDRSLWQAYVSVNKIFADRIMEVINPEDDFVWIHDYHLMVLPTFLRKRFNRVKLGFFLHSPFPSSEIYRTLPIREELLRALLNADLIGFHTFDYARHFLSCCSRMLGLTYESKRGYIGLEYYGRTVSIKILPVGIHMGQLRSVLSLPETENKVKELIEEYSKKGRRMLLGVDDMDIFKGITLKLLAMEQMLTQHPEWQGKVVLVQIANPARGKGKDVKEMKAETYSTVKRINNTFGRPGYDPIVLIDAPLRFYERVAYYVVAECCLVTAVRDGMNLIPYEYIVSRQGNEKLDKILKVENHHKSMLVVSEFIGCSPSLSGAIRVNPWNVDAVADAMDSALEVAEPEKQLRHEKHYKYVSTHDVGYWARSFLQDLERSCGEHGRRRCWGIGFGLSFRVVALDQSFRKLSMEHIVSAYKRTKTRAILLDYDDTLMPQGSIDKRPSSKSIEILNTLCRDKSNLVFIVSAKSRETLSDWFSPCEKLGIAAEHGYFLRLRKDVQWENCVAAADCSWKQIAEPVMELYTETTDGSTIEDKETALVWSYEDADPDFGSCQAKELLDHLESVLANEPVTVKRGQNYVEVKPQGVSKGLIARRMLSMMQEKGTPPEFVLCIGDDRSDEDMFEVICSSTEGPSIAPRAEVFACTVGQKPSKAKYYLDDTTEIVRLMHGLASVSEQTMSAV from the exons atggtttcaaGATCGTATTCAAACCTGCTCGAGCTCGCTTCAGGAGACTCTCCCACCTTCGGCCGCATGAGCCGGCAGATCCCCCGCATCATGGCCGTTGCTGGAATCATGTCCAACATCGACAACGACTCCAAAGAAAGTCTCTCCTCCGATCTCTCCCCAAAAGACCGTATCATCATCGTAGCCAACGAGTTACCAATACGAGCTCAAAGAAAGCTAGAGAGTAGTACTAGTACAAGCACAACCCATTGTTGTAGTAGCAAAGGCTGGACCTTTTCTCTAGACGAGAACTCTCTCCTCCTCCAATTAAAAGACGGGTTAGGATCCGAAGAAGCCACCACCGAAGTCATCTACGTAGGCTGCTTAAAAGAAGACATCCACCCCAGCGAGCAAGAAGAAGTCTACCAACTCCTCCTCGAAAACTTCAAGTGCGTCCCAACGTTCTTGCCTCTAGATCTCTACACCAGATACTACCACGGCTTCTGCAAGCAGCAGCTCTGGCCTCTTTTCCATTACATGCTCCCACTCTCTCCCGACCTGGGAGGGAGGTTTGACCGCTCCCTCTGGCAAGCCTACGTCTCCGTGAACAAGATCTTCGCGGATAGGATCATGGAAGTGATCAACCCTGAGGATGACTTCGTCTGGATACATGACTACCATCTCATGGTGCTGCCTACTTTCTTGAGGAAGAGGTTTAACCGCGTCAAGCTAGGGTTCTTCCTTCATAGTCCCTTTCCCTCATCGGAGATTTACAGAACTTTGCCTATTAGAGAGGAGCTTCTCCGCGCGCTGCTGAACGCTGACTTGATAGGGTTCCATACCTTTGACTACGCGAGGCACTTCCTGTCTTGCTGTAGTAGGATGCTTGGACTTACTTACGAGTCCAAGAGAGGGTACATTGGTCTTGAGTATTACGGTAGAACCGTGAGCATCAAGATCTTACCTGTTGGCATCCACATGGGTCAGCTTCGGTCGGTTCTCAGCTTGCCCGAGACGGAAAATAAAGTGAAAGAGCTTATTGAGGAGTATAGTAAAaaggggaggaggatgctgctCGGTGTTGATGACATGGACATCTTCAAAGGGATCACTTTGAAGCTCTTGGCTATGGAGCAGATGCTTACTCAGCATCCTGAGTGGCAAGGGAAGGTTGTGCTGGTGCAGATAGCTAATCCCGCTAGAGGGAAAGGGAAAGATGTTAAAGAGATGAAAGCTGAGACTTACTCAACTGTTAAAAGGATTAACAACACGTTCGGGAGGCCTGGATATGATCCTATAGTGTTGATCGATGCGCCGTTGAGGTTTTACGAGAGGGTTGCTTATTATGTAGTTGCTGAGTGTTGTTTGGTGACAGCGGTGAGGGATGGGATGAATCTTATCCCTTATGAGTATATAGTTTCGCGTCAAGGGAATGAGAAGCTTGACAAGATTCTGAAGGTGGAGAATCATCACAAAAGCATGCTGGTGGTCTCTGAGTTCATTGGTTGCTCTCCGTCGTTAAGCGGAGCTATTCGTGTTAATCCATGGAACGTTGACGCGGTCGCTGATGCGATGGACAGTGCGCTTGAAGTGGCTGAGCCGGAGAAGCAGCTGAGGCATGAGAAGCATTACAAGTATGTGAGCACGCATGATGTTGGTTACTGGGCTCGTagcttcctccaagatcttGAGAGGAGCTGCGGCGAGCATGGGAGGAGGAGGTGTTGGGGGATTGGGTTTGGTCTTAGTTTCAGGGTTGTGGCGTTAGACCAGAGCTTCAGGAAGCTGTCGATGGAGCATATAGTGTCTGCTTATAAGAGGACGAAGACTAGAGCTATTCTTTTGGACTATGATGATACTTTGATGCCACAGGGGTCTATTGATAAAAGACCTTCGTCGAAGTCGATTGAGATATTGAACACGTTGTGTAGGGACAAGAGCAATCTTGTGTTCATTGTTAGCGCGAAAAGCCGAGAGACATTGTCTGACTGGTTTAGtccttgtgagaagcttgggaTTGCTGCTGAACATGGCTACTTTCTGAG GCTGAGGAAGGATGTACAATGGGAAAACTGTGTGGCAGCAGCAGATTGTTCTTGGAAACAAATTGCAGAGCCTGTGATGGAGCTTTACACCGAGACAACAGATGGATCAACGATCGAAGACAAGGAGACCGCTCTGGTCTGGAGCTATGAGGATGCTGATCCTGATTTCGGCTCGTGTCAAGCTAAAGAGCTTCTAGATCATCTTGAGAGTGTCCTTGCTAATGAGCCTGTAACAGTCAAGAGAGGACAGAACTATGTTGAGGTCAAGCCGCAG GGGGTGAGCAAAGGACTTATAGCGAGAAGGATGCTTTCGATGATGCAAGAGAAAGGAACACCTCCTGAGTTTGTTCTGTGTATTGGAGATGACCGGTCTGATGAAGACATGTTTGAAGTGATATGCAGTTCCACTGAAGGCCCTTCGATTGCCCCTAGAGCTGAGGTTTTCGCTTGTACTGTTGGTCAGAAGCCTAGCAAGGCTAAGTATTACCTGGATGACACTACTGAGATTGTCAGGTTAATGCATGGCTTAGCTTCTGTTTCAGAACAGACTATGTCTGCTGTTTAA
- the LOC125588515 gene encoding uncharacterized protein LOC125588515 has translation MVSTEIQKDIVNAFAEEVVKSVIEEIDNGVFGLLVDESADVSDKEQMAVVFQFVDKKGAVKERFVGVVHVKETSSLSLKHAIDELFAKYGLSLKKMAVAKKIFDIADFFDMVFVLLNVVGASCKRKDKVREHYREEINAGIASGDINTRKGLNQEISFQRPGATRWGSHYKTLLRLVGLFSTIIQVLEYIEEEGADDSKRCHAHGLLKYVQTFDCVFYLHLMSLILGICENLSMALQRKDQDILNAMSLVESTKRELQRVRNDGWDSLMLTISSFCEKHETQMLNMEEIFIDSRRPRKKTNITNLHHYKVNCFNATLDLQLQEFNDRFTKVNTELLICMASLNPNGDFRGFDKSKLVKLAKLYPDDFSFMDCLSLEQQLGIFIDNVRHNQ, from the exons ATGGTTTCTACAGAGATTCAAAAGGATATTGTAAACGCTTTTGCAGAAGAAGTGGTGAAATCTGTTATAGAAGAAATTGATAATGGAGTGTTTGGTCTATTAGTAGATGAATCTGCTGATGTCTCTGACAAAGAACAGATGGCTGTTGTTTTTCAATTTGTTGATAAGAAAGGAGCAGTCAAAGAAAGGTTCGTTGGAGTTGTCCATGTGAAAGAGACTTCTTCTTTATCGTTGAAGCATGCTATTGATGAGTTGTTTGCTAAGTATGGACTGAGCTTGAAAAAAA TGGCTGTTGCGAAAAAGATATTTGATATTGCTGATTTCTTTGACATGGTTTTTGTGTTATTGAATGTGGTTGGAGCTTCTTGCAAACGAAAAGATAAGGTCCGGGAACATTATCGAGAAGAAATAAATGCTGGAATTGCTAGTGGTGACATTAACACTAGGAAAGGACTGAATCAAGAAATTTCTTTTCAAAGGCCTGGAGCTACAAGGTGGGGTTCTCATTATAAAACGCTATTGCGTTTGGTTGGGTTGTTTTCTACTATTATTCAAGTTCTTGAGTATATTGAAGAGGAAGGCGCAGATGATTCTAAGAGATGCCATGCACATGGTCTTCTCAAGTACGTCCAAACATTTGATTGTGTGTTCTATTTGCATCTGATGTCACTTATTTTGGGAATATGTGAGAATCTATCGATGGCTCTGCAAAGGAAAGATCAAGACATTTTGAATGCTATGTCACTAGTAGAATCTACTAAGCGGGAATTACAGAGAGTAAGAAATGATGGATGGGATTCACTTATGTTGACAATTTCTTCTTTCTGTGAGAAACATGAAACTCAGATGCTTAATATGgaagaaatttttattgattCTCGGAGGCCAAGGAAAAAAACCAACATCACTAATTTACATCACTATAAGGTTAATTGCTTTAATGCAACTTTGGATCTGCAACTTCAAGAGTTCAATGATCGTTTTACTAAGGTAAACACTGAGCTGCTTATTTGTATGGCTTCCTTAAATCCTAATGGTGATTTTCGTGGATTTGACAAGTCAAAGTTGGTTAAGTTGGCTAAGTTATATCCGGATGATTTCAGTTTTATGGACTGTTTATCTCTTGAGCAACAACTTGGTATATTCATCGACAATGTACGACATAATCAATGA